The Phyllopteryx taeniolatus isolate TA_2022b chromosome 2, UOR_Ptae_1.2, whole genome shotgun sequence nucleotide sequence AGAGTTACACCAGTCTCTCCACTTTCTCAAATGGTTTACAGTGCCTACATTCCGGGTTCGCGATACTGTTTGTACAACTTAAGTTAATGTTTAGTGAAAAGAACAAGACCTTTACTTTACCTGCAATTTCCAGTGAGTGTCAAAGAGAATATGCACATACATCCTAGTTACGATACAGAACTTGACTGGAGCTCATTTGCTTACTGCtcaggggagacctgctaacaaagtttaaaatcaaatatatatgaaaaattgCCATCAGATGTGttcagttaaaaaataaaaaggaagttTTCACAAGAGTCAGTATGTACAGATTTATTGTAATTTACAAATTTCAAtagtacagtttttatttaaaatgaagcATTAACATTTTCGAAACATGTTAAGAGCAAATTGACACCATTAACTGCTAACATTTTGAGAGAGGGTGCTCACATGAAGTGTAGGCACACTATTCAcggtataatatactgtacgagTGTTTGAGAGGCTGCCTACCAATCAGTCTTAAAATAGACCAAGAAAGAAATAGGTGATTTTAGACAATACAGGAACAGGCTACCTGAAAAGGTCTCTGTACATCACCTTAACCACCAGATGATCAATCAtaagaattaattaattaaaaaaaaaaaaaataaaaaaaaaacaacagttcaACCATTTAAATTGTAACTTGTGGTGGTTGTGGTTAAATAACTATTGATACATAATGAACAATTTTATAGGACTTATCCAAACTATACATCATAACCTGAAACATAAGCATAAAAAGGAGGCAAAGAAATTACTTTACTTTTTACCTTATTACAAAAAGCAATgtataaaactatttaaaactgcttgaagacaaaataaaaattacattttctttcagaCTTATGTACAAGGGTTTGGAAAAATCTTTAAAACTGGTGGATATAAGTGGGGACATCTATAATAAAAACAGTTATTTGGAAATTATCACAGGAACATATTTGGAAAtagaattataaaaaaataaaataaataataaaagtcaCAATCTTGCCCAACCGTACTAACTGCAGTTAACTGGTAGAGGGCCAGGTCAGAAGAATAGTTGAGGAAGAAGGCGCTTGAGGTTCTACGTCGTCTTACGGAAACCTTTTAGGATGGGGTAGATGTTCCCAAATGCTTCGTTGATTTCCTCTCTCACCTTTGCACCTTGACATAAATGCAtaagaaaaaaattgacaagAGGAACACTTGAATGTCTACTTAAATGACTGACAAGTCAACAGAGAAACACTTTCACCATCTCTTTCAACTAAATCTCCAGTGGAGTGTGCGACTGTTCAGATTAGCTAGTGTCCTTCTGAAATGAAAGATGACTGCTGAAGAGCAGATCTTACCTGTTAATACGACCTTTCCAGAAACAAAGATGAGCAAGACAATTCTCGGTTTGATCATTCTATAAATCAACCCTGGAAACAGCTCAGGTTCATAGCTGcaagaaaataaaactatttatttGAGTAgcagtttaattaaaaaaggctcaaagcaaatcatattcagtgataataaatgaacaaacaccTCAACTGTTAAGTAGATTTGCCTGTCGGATGATTCAGTGTTGGGAGGCTTTGCTGTTTCATTTTGTCATGTACTTACTATGTTTGACATTAACGTACCTGCTGAACTGTTGATGCGTGAGTACTAAGCCTTCCAGACGAATGGGGAACTTCACGTCACAACTGCCCACCATATTCTGTATCTTGAAGTCCAAAAACTTGGCAGGAAAACCGAGCTTTTGCACCACACGAGCATATTTCCTGGCCGCTAACCGTGACTGCTCCTCACTAGGAATAGAACAGCAGTTTCAGAGACATAACAATggtaatgacaaaaatgaatgagATTCAGATGAAGGAATATGAAAAGGTGATTTTTGCATGTCAATAGATAATCTCTTCTAACCTCTTTGCTCCTGTGCAGACCATCTTCCCAGAGCTAAAAATAAGAGCTGTGGTGCGGGGTTCTCGTATTCTCATGATAACTGCAGCAAAACGCTAaaacacaatttcaacaatgttgaCAAATGTggtattattatacattttactCTACCCCTGGTAATTCCCAACCGGTGTGCCATGAGGGATCAGCAAGTGTGTttaggaaattatccaatttcacaaacttgatcagattttttttttttttgcaacaaataATCAGTTTTTCTACATCTAAgccagcgatgtatagtgacaggcataaCAATTAGAGGtcacatattttggctatttagatctccatagagtgactctttatcatggacttagtataaaagtgtcaatttcattaaaaaaaacaccttggttttgtcatactcgTTTCTAGAAAaggtccctctgacagctacttctgtttgacccagtttagtatctgctttgtccatatttggctaagacccaACCCTCACTTATTGAGACAGCACACGTGTTGTGTTATGTTGGCAGCGCTGGCTTGCGGGCGGAGAGGTAggtggagatctttgctagtgacgtagataagctcgagaaatttgaatgacctgatttcaggtctCTCGgtagaaaaacgtctggaactcaggaatgcgtggacgattttaattcatatttcacgtttactgaggcaccatagagccaatattacatccaaaatacgagaaaaagttggtttggtaaaatatgagacttaaatgctcttccactagacttGACTCAGTGAGGAATACATCATGGAGGAGATATGGAGGGACAAGACCCAGCGATAAAGTAAAGACAGAGAGGAGCAAAATGGGGCAGGAGATTTGAACTGTTCCATCTGTACGTTACTCGCCATTCGCCAACGGATGAAATAAGGAATGGGAGAAAattgcagttgtttgtttacattcaaatttgAGGTCCGGCAGCCAATGTGAGTGACATCATACACGCTGTGATCTCGGGATTACAAATTCAGCATCCCGGCACACTCATACTGATCGTTGCACACTTCAATCTTGCTCCTATCTCCCATCAACAAACAGCTTCACCCAACATctagaccagtggttcttaaccttgttggaggtacggAACCCCACCAGTTTCATCTGGAGttcacggaacccttcctaatttgaaaaataaaatattgtttatttcaaattcaaaacaggtatacATTtaattgtctgtgtagattctcagtcatccaggtgatgcacaaaatgaaccatgcatcagttgcacacaaaatcattgtattaaaataatataaaatatatgtgaatttcacacaacaacaaaaaaaaaataataataattataattcaatgaaaatttttTGTAACTGAATGTGAATTTCCCTTGGTAAGTGCCACCCTCATATCAAGAGGAACGGACTTCATTGTGAAAATTCCCAACAAAAtctgtttcttttctctctGTTATCCTCGAAAAGGGTTCATAGGTAAGAGTAAATTTTTGGggctcttttttattattggatgcGCTGTCTGACGCCGCAGCAATGCTACTCAACTCTAGTGTAtcgttgaaatgttgttaaataaagatcgtttaaaaaaagaacagggcggccgactggttagagcgtcagcctcacagttctgaggagcggggttcaatccccggtcccgtctgtgtggagtttgcatgttctccccgtgcctgcgtgggtttcctcccacatcccagaaacatgcattaattggggactctaaattgcccgtaggtgtgaatgtgagtacgaatgttgattgtttgtatgtaccctgcgattggctggcaaccagttcagggtgtaccccgcctcctgcccgatgatagctgggataggctgcagcacgcccgcgaccctagtgaggagaagcggctcagaaaatggatggatggatggatggataaaaaaagaacaaagcatttcaactcAAGCCGCAGCGCCGCAATGGTAAACACCCACCTTGACGCAGCGTTGCGTTTTGAATGGCATGAATAcagcattcaaaatgcagtgtaaaaagaCTTCTACGGATAAATGCAAGCACGCACTCACGATGTGTGTCGAGTCCTCCGTTGAACTCCAGCGACTGCCTAACCGAACTCCTGGGGTTcgatcgaacccaggttaagaaccattGATCTcgactatgcaaaaaaaacaacctctggACCTCCTGTATGCCAATTGGTAACATGAAGGGAACTCTTTTTGTGTAGtttaattagaaaataatattatgtatttattgttttactttaatcattattttattaattcagatttatgttttatgttcaaGCTTATTTACAGCACTGTGTCACAGCTGCAGTTAAGTGCTCTATAAGAAAAGCCGAGTAGAAGGCGGATGGATACccgtgtatccacctgttgcaatccatgcaacagaataatagctttgtgttcaactaaacactGGGTTGGGAAGCACTACTCTACAGTAATCTTGAAACTAGATTTACCTTTGGGTTGTATTCTGCATTCCTGGCTCGCAATGCAATGGTCTTCAAATCCAGTTTACAGCCTAGATTTACAGTTGACACGATATTTCTGACGACGACGAGAGAGAAAATGGTTGGAGCTTAAAGAGCAGACAGATAATAGTTGGTCTTagtttttgttatgtttatgTAATGTTAGTGAtgttcatatatttaactcattcacaaCTGAAATTAGATATTTCCAACATGCATACATGAAATTATGATGCGTCCCTCAATTCTTTCTCTTAATTTTGATACATACTGTAGCTGTGGAACTATTCCGGAGCTCTCAGAGGCTGGCGTGGCTGGTGTGATGGGGGTCATGGGGGTCAGTGGGGTGTTGTAGAGTGGGGTGTTCCCTGGCAGTGCTGTGGTAGTTGAACCTGTGACTGCCTGGGAATGGAAGAGTTGAGGAGTCTGCCCCGACGTTCCTGGAAGGCCTGGAAAACAGTTTCTCCTATCAGCATTATGAACATCTCTTAACACAagtacaaacaaatatttgtattcttcGTGTTCATTGTCTGCTTAACTAAAGAAATGCACATCTTTAAGGGGATGATCAAAATGATCACATGTACCTGCATTTGCCTGCTGTGCTTGTTGCGCCTGTTGTTGCTGTCGCTGCTGTTCCTCCAGTATAGACAAACTGTTTGTGTTCTGAACAGGTTGAGGTGTCAGGCCTGAACCATATGGCATCATGGGACTGAAGATTGGCATTCCTGGTGTCATGGCAccctacaaaaaaattaataaaaaccaTTTAGGCTGAATGGACTTAAGGTTATGCTAAAGacaacaaatcataatgttTGGAGCATAAACTGTCTGTCAATGAGGTGAAATTTGTAAATCCTGTAATCTGCCAATACAGCCATTAATCTGGGCACGTTTTCGAGGACAAGGCAAGTATTCCAGTTATCAACCAGACTCATCATTATTACATTACCACAAGCTAATGGGATccagtaaaggagttgaataaaaaaatctccATTAACAA carries:
- the LOC133474354 gene encoding TATA-box-binding protein, whose translation is MDQNNSIPAFQGLASPQGAMTPGMPIFSPMMPYGSGLTPQPVQNTNSLSILEEQQRQQQQAQQAQQANAGLPGTSGQTPQLFHSQAVTGSTTTALPGNTPLYNTPLTPMTPITPATPASESSGIVPQLQNIVSTVNLGCKLDLKTIALRARNAEYNPKRFAAVIMRIREPRTTALIFSSGKMVCTGAKSEEQSRLAARKYARVVQKLGFPAKFLDFKIQNMVGSCDVKFPIRLEGLVLTHQQFSSYEPELFPGLIYRMIKPRIVLLIFVSGKVVLTGAKVREEINEAFGNIYPILKGFRKTT